GGGCGGGTGATCGGCGGGCCCAGCCGGGACCCCGGGTCAAGCCGCGGCGCGCTTGCGGCGTTGGCTTCCGCCCACTGCGCGAGGCGTACCAACCCATCGTCGGCGAAGAAGGCGGGGGTGTAGTCGTCGGCCGCGGCGCTCGCGTCGCGGCGTGTGCCGTCGTGGAGCAGGAGCCCGGGCGTTTCTTCGCCGGGCTGCCCGACGCGGATGAGCTTCATGGATTTGCCTCTGGGTCAAGTGTAAACGTGCAGTGCGGGTAGGGCGGAGGGGCTTCAGATCAGAGTGGTGACGCCGCCGTCGAGCGGGTAGGCCGCGCCGGTGATGAAGGCCGCATCATCGCTGCACAGGAAGGCAGCGAGGGCCGCGACTTCGTCGGGCGTGCCCATCCGGCCGATGGGCTGGTACGCGCTGAGCTTGTCGAATACTTCTTCTTCGTGCCCGGCGTGGTGCCGCTTCAGGTAGCCATCGACGAAGGGGGTATGGATGCGCGCGGGGCAGATGCAGTTGCAGCGGATGCCGTGGTCGATGTAGTCGATCGCGACGGAGTAGGTCATCGTCAGCACCGCGCCCTTACTCATCGCGTAGGCGAAGCGGTCCTTGATGCCGACCAGCGATGCGATCGACGCGAGGTTGAGGATCGTGCCGCCGCCCCGCGCGACCATGTGCGGCACCGCCGCCTCGAGGCAGTGGTACACGCCCTTGACGTTGACGCGATAGACCCGGTCCATCTCGTCGGCGTCGGTTTCGGTAAGCGAACCGATCGACGCGACGCCGGCGTTGTTGATCAGCACATCAATCCGCGACTGCTCGGCAATGATCGCGCTAAACGCCTCGCGCACACTCGAATCATCGGCCACATCGCAGGCCCATGCGGTCGCCGCGTAGCCGTCAGCCAAGACCAACTGGGCGGTCGCCTGTGCCGCGTCGAAGTCGATATCCAGCACCGCCACATGGGCCCCGTGCCGCGCGAAACGCTGCGCGATCGCCCGGCCGATCCCCGAGCCCGCGCCGGTGATGACGGCGGTTTTTCCCGTGTAATCCATCGTGAAACCTCCTCCTCAGGTGCGGCATGGCAGCGTCACATTCAGTCGATGTGCATCAGCATCTCGAGCGACTTCCACTGCTCGCCCTCCGGCGTGCCCGGCAAGCGACGCTGGCAGCTGTCGGTGATCGGCCACCACGCCTGGCTCGTCGTGGGGTCGGCAGCGATGCTGGCGAAGTCGGCGGCGGGGTCGCTGCCGTGGTACTCGAAGAAGCTGAAGAGATATCGCTTGCCACCCAGGTCCGCGACGAAGATGTTGTAGTTTCGGATGTTCGCCTTCTCGATCGCCATGAGGACATCGGGCCAGACGTCGGCGTGCAGCTCACGGTAGAGCTGTTCTTTTTCGGGGTTCAGTTCGATGGCCGAGCCGAAAAAGAGCACGCCTTGCAGAGACTGCTGCTCGGCCGTCGGGTTGGTCGGGCCGTAGACCGGGTCGCCGGCGGTCAGCGTGTTGCAGCCACCGATCAAGAGCGGGGTCGCGCAGATGAGGGCGAAGGCAACGCGGTGCATGGCGAACTCCTTGGTGAGGGTCGGGGTTAGCGGAAGACCCAGTAGAGGGCGAAGACCACGGCCGCGAGCCCGGCCGCGAGGATGCGCGGATCGCGCAGGCCGCCGACAAGCGGCGATCCGAACACGGCGGCGATCGGGTTTTTCCAGCACAGCCCGTCGGTCTGCTCAGGTTTGGGGCGTGGCGTGGCAAGCGAGACACCGACGAATAGCACGGTACAGATGACGCAAAGCCACCAGGCCTGGAGCATGAAGGGGACCCCCAGGTCGTTGGTGATGAGCCCGAGGCCGAACGCGGGGAAGTCGAGGATGAACACGATGATGCCGAGCGCGAAGCCGCCGAGCAGTGTGGCGAACGCCGCTTGATGGGTTCCGCGTGGCCAGAACACGCCGAGGAGGAAGACCGCGGTGATCGGCGGCGCGAGGCAGGCGATCATGTGGTTGAGGCCGTCGAAGATGCCGCCGAAGTTCTTGCCCTGTGTGCTCCACGCGATAGCGAGCAGCATCACAGCCACGGCGGTTATGCGCCCGATACGCACGAGCGATGCTTCGGGTGTATCGGGTCGTAGGCGCTGGACAATGTCGATGGAGACCAGCGTCGATGCGGAGTTGAGCGCCCCGGCCACGGTCGACATCAGCGCCGCGAGGAGCCCGGCGGCGAGCAGCCCCTTGAGCCCGGTGGGCACAAGCCGGTCGATCAGCACCGGCAGCGTCTGGTCGGCCTGTTCGCCGATAGTGTCTTTGAACAAGACGTAGGCCATCACGCCGGGAAAGACCATGAGGAAGACGGGCAGGATTTTGATGATACCTGCGAAGAGCGGGCCGACGGCCGCGTCGCGTTCGGTGCGGGCGCCCAGGACACGTTGCACGATCGTCTGGTCGGCGCACCAATACCACACGCCGAGCACCGGATAGCCCAGGAGCATGGCGTACCAGGCGAAGCCGCCGTCGGCGTGGATCATGGAGAGCTGGTCCGGCTTCGTCGCCGCCTTGAACGCGGACCAGTCGCTGATCCCCGCGTCGCCTAGCGCCATCACGCCCAAGGCGGTGATGATGATCGCCCCGCCCAGCAGCAGCACGGTTTGCGCCGACTCGGTCACGACGACCGCGAGCAGCCCGCCCGCCACGGTGTAGAGCG
The sequence above is a segment of the Phycisphaeraceae bacterium D3-23 genome. Coding sequences within it:
- a CDS encoding SDR family oxidoreductase, with product MDYTGKTAVITGAGSGIGRAIAQRFARHGAHVAVLDIDFDAAQATAQLVLADGYAATAWACDVADDSSVREAFSAIIAEQSRIDVLINNAGVASIGSLTETDADEMDRVYRVNVKGVYHCLEAAVPHMVARGGGTILNLASIASLVGIKDRFAYAMSKGAVLTMTYSVAIDYIDHGIRCNCICPARIHTPFVDGYLKRHHAGHEEEVFDKLSAYQPIGRMGTPDEVAALAAFLCSDDAAFITGAAYPLDGGVTTLI
- a CDS encoding L-rhamnose mutarotase, which gives rise to MHRVAFALICATPLLIGGCNTLTAGDPVYGPTNPTAEQQSLQGVLFFGSAIELNPEKEQLYRELHADVWPDVLMAIEKANIRNYNIFVADLGGKRYLFSFFEYHGSDPAADFASIAADPTTSQAWWPITDSCQRRLPGTPEGEQWKSLEMLMHID
- a CDS encoding sodium:solute symporter; amino-acid sequence: MTRVYTPQLAAAFHTLDLAIVVVYLLGIVALGLWAARKEKLTTSDYFLAGRNLRWPVIGLSLFATNISTVHLVGLAQSGYSHGLVYGNFEWLAAFCLILLGLVFAPFYFRNRVATLPEYLERRFSGGSRTMLAVMAVFGALFIHIGVSLYAGAVIIEGLFGLNVYVSILIISIATTLYTVAGGLLAVVVTESAQTVLLLGGAIIITALGVMALGDAGISDWSAFKAATKPDQLSMIHADGGFAWYAMLLGYPVLGVWYWCADQTIVQRVLGARTERDAAVGPLFAGIIKILPVFLMVFPGVMAYVLFKDTIGEQADQTLPVLIDRLVPTGLKGLLAAGLLAALMSTVAGALNSASTLVSIDIVQRLRPDTPEASLVRIGRITAVAVMLLAIAWSTQGKNFGGIFDGLNHMIACLAPPITAVFLLGVFWPRGTHQAAFATLLGGFALGIIVFILDFPAFGLGLITNDLGVPFMLQAWWLCVICTVLFVGVSLATPRPKPEQTDGLCWKNPIAAVFGSPLVGGLRDPRILAAGLAAVVFALYWVFR